In Turicibacter sanguinis, a genomic segment contains:
- the parE gene encoding DNA topoisomerase IV subunit B — translation MSTHLNYNEDSIQVLEGLEAVRKRPGMYIGSTDSRGLHHLVYEIVDNAIDEVLAGYGDHIKVTIHENNSISVQDSGRGVPTGMHKSGKPTPEVIFTVLHAGGKFGTGGYKTSGGLHGVGASVVNALSEWVEVTIKRDGNVYRQRFENGGHPVTGLDIIGKSKETGTLVSFKPDPEIFSTTVYSFDILSERLRESAFLLKGLKIELIDLRNDKEETFYYEDGIKSFVSYLNEGKDTLHDVVYFEGESQEIEVDFAFQYSGSYSENILSFVNNVRTKDGGTHETGAKAVLTRIFNDYARRNGLLKEKEKNLEGADIREGLAAIVSVRIPENLLQFEGQTKAKLGTPEARSAVDNVIAEKLTFFFEENGAVATQLIKKAIKAAQVREAARKAREDARSGKTKKKKETNLSGKLTPAQTKNPQKNELFLVEGDSAGGSAKLGRNRAFQAILPLRGKVINTEKAKMEDIFKNEEINTMIYTIGAGVGANFELSDVNYDKVIIMTDADTDGAHIQVLLLTFFFRYMRELVEAGKVYIALPPLYKVSKGQGKKQVVEYAWTDEELGSVIAKVGKGYMLQRYKGLGEMNADQLWDTTMNPETRTLIQVSIEDAADADHRVTTLMGDKVEPRREWIEQNVDFTMEDDYDIERV, via the coding sequence ATGTCGACGCACTTAAATTATAATGAAGACTCAATACAAGTACTCGAAGGACTAGAAGCAGTCCGTAAAAGACCAGGGATGTATATTGGTTCAACTGACAGTCGCGGGTTACATCATCTTGTCTATGAAATTGTAGATAATGCCATTGACGAAGTTTTAGCCGGATATGGTGATCATATAAAAGTAACAATTCATGAAAATAATAGCATCAGTGTACAAGATTCTGGGCGAGGAGTTCCAACTGGAATGCATAAATCAGGAAAGCCGACACCAGAAGTTATTTTTACTGTCTTACATGCAGGTGGAAAGTTTGGAACAGGTGGATATAAAACATCTGGAGGATTACACGGGGTAGGGGCAAGTGTTGTAAATGCCCTATCTGAGTGGGTTGAAGTGACAATCAAACGTGATGGGAATGTATATCGTCAACGTTTTGAGAATGGTGGGCATCCTGTTACAGGTCTTGATATCATTGGTAAAAGTAAAGAAACAGGAACATTAGTAAGCTTCAAACCAGATCCTGAAATTTTCTCAACAACAGTTTATTCATTTGATATTTTAAGTGAACGATTACGTGAATCAGCATTTCTTTTAAAAGGGTTAAAAATTGAGTTAATCGATTTAAGAAACGATAAAGAAGAAACATTTTACTATGAAGATGGAATTAAATCATTTGTTAGTTATTTAAACGAAGGAAAAGATACCCTTCATGATGTAGTTTATTTCGAGGGAGAAAGCCAAGAGATTGAAGTTGATTTTGCTTTCCAATATTCTGGAAGTTATTCAGAAAATATTTTATCTTTCGTTAATAATGTTCGGACTAAAGATGGTGGAACTCATGAAACAGGAGCTAAAGCTGTCTTAACTCGTATTTTTAATGACTATGCGAGACGTAATGGATTACTTAAAGAAAAAGAGAAAAATTTAGAAGGTGCAGACATTCGTGAAGGGTTAGCGGCCATCGTTTCAGTTCGAATTCCTGAAAATTTATTACAATTTGAAGGACAAACAAAGGCGAAACTTGGAACGCCAGAGGCTCGTTCAGCGGTAGATAATGTGATTGCAGAAAAATTAACATTTTTCTTTGAAGAAAATGGAGCTGTTGCGACACAATTAATTAAAAAAGCGATTAAAGCAGCTCAAGTCCGTGAAGCAGCGCGTAAAGCGCGAGAAGATGCTCGTAGTGGAAAAACGAAAAAGAAAAAAGAAACGAATCTTTCAGGAAAGTTAACGCCAGCTCAAACGAAAAATCCTCAGAAAAATGAGTTATTCTTAGTCGAAGGGGATTCAGCGGGTGGATCAGCGAAACTAGGTCGTAACCGTGCCTTCCAAGCAATTTTACCTCTACGTGGTAAGGTCATCAATACTGAAAAAGCAAAGATGGAAGATATCTTTAAAAATGAGGAAATTAATACGATGATTTATACCATCGGTGCAGGTGTAGGAGCGAATTTTGAATTAAGTGATGTCAATTATGATAAAGTCATCATTATGACCGATGCTGATACCGATGGGGCGCATATTCAGGTATTATTACTAACATTCTTCTTCCGATACATGCGTGAATTAGTTGAAGCGGGTAAAGTTTACATTGCATTGCCACCGCTTTATAAAGTGTCTAAAGGACAAGGAAAAAAGCAAGTGGTTGAGTATGCATGGACAGACGAAGAGTTAGGAAGCGTTATTGCGAAAGTCGGAAAAGGCTACATGTTACAACGTTACAAAGGTCTTGGAGAAATGAACGCGGATCAATTATGGGATACAACTATGAATCCTGAAACACGTACGTTAATTCAAGTCAGTATTGAAGATGCGGCAGATGCCGATCATCGCGTAACCACGTTAATGGGAGATAAAGTTGAGCCACGTCGTGAATGGATCGAGCAAAATGTCGATTTTACGATGGAAGATGATTATGATATAGAGAGGGTGTAA
- the parC gene encoding DNA topoisomerase IV subunit A, giving the protein MENSTQRVQVMRLEDIMGDRFGRYSKYIIQDRALPDARDGLKPVQRRILYAMYKDGNTFEKAFRKSAKTVGNVIGNYHPHGDSSVYEAMVRMSQDWKLREPLVQMHGNNGSIDGDPAAAMRYTEARLSAISGLLLKDIDKNLVDFIPNFDDSMTEPTVLPAFFPNLLVNGATGISAGYATDIPPHNLAEIIDAVIHRMNHKQCQLDDLLTFIKGPDFPTGAIIQGIQEIKKAYATGKGRIIVRSKAEIETIRGGRDQIVVTEIPYEVNKANLVKKIDDLRIDKKIDGIMEVRDETDRNGLRIVIELKKDVKSEMVLNYLFKNTDLQVSYNINMVAIHNKRPVLMGLMDLIDAYIQHQKEVVTNRSNYDLKRARERQHIVEGLIKMVSVLDEVVHMIRQSKDKSDAKKNLMVAFEFSERQAEAIVMLQLYRLTNTDVTALQQENEELSKTILELTEILSSETKLLKVIQTELKQVRKDFKTERRSQIEEQIQEIKIDETDMITKEDVIVAVTKDGYVKRTSIRSYNATKSEMPVMKDGDELVSKLQVDTLQTLLMFTNRGSFIYLPVYKLPEFKWKDIGQHVSNLVTIDSEEKVIAVFAISDFKSEECLFFTTANGMIKKTRLGDFEVSRYNRAMMAMAVKEDDVLISVVKAPSPNDVIMVTKQGYLLKFSDEEIAITGLKAMGVKGIAIGKDDQLIKVVLANANDELLLLTQRGNIKKLKVKDIALSSRNKKGSLGIKAIKSNPHYFVDCIKVESNQEVYIKTETTQVKLNLSLFKAVDLNSVGTNIVDDAVMKLMIDEIE; this is encoded by the coding sequence ATGGAAAACTCAACCCAACGCGTTCAAGTAATGCGACTTGAAGATATTATGGGGGATCGTTTCGGACGTTACTCTAAATATATCATTCAAGATCGTGCGTTACCTGATGCTCGTGATGGATTAAAACCGGTACAACGACGTATTCTATATGCGATGTATAAAGACGGAAATACATTTGAAAAAGCATTCCGTAAATCGGCTAAAACAGTTGGAAATGTTATTGGTAATTACCATCCTCATGGCGATTCATCTGTATATGAGGCAATGGTTCGTATGTCTCAGGATTGGAAATTAAGAGAACCCCTTGTGCAAATGCATGGGAACAATGGTAGTATTGATGGCGATCCTGCAGCTGCGATGCGTTATACTGAAGCAAGATTATCAGCTATTTCAGGATTATTATTAAAAGATATCGATAAAAATTTAGTTGACTTTATTCCAAACTTTGATGATTCAATGACAGAACCAACGGTATTACCGGCATTTTTCCCTAACTTATTAGTTAATGGAGCGACAGGGATTTCAGCAGGATATGCAACTGATATTCCACCTCACAATTTAGCTGAAATTATTGATGCGGTGATTCATCGTATGAATCATAAACAGTGTCAATTAGATGACTTATTAACCTTTATCAAAGGGCCAGATTTCCCAACGGGAGCGATTATCCAAGGGATTCAAGAAATCAAAAAAGCATATGCTACGGGAAAAGGACGTATTATTGTTCGTTCAAAAGCTGAGATTGAAACGATTCGAGGAGGACGCGATCAAATCGTTGTCACTGAAATTCCTTACGAAGTCAATAAAGCGAATTTAGTGAAAAAAATTGATGATTTACGTATTGATAAAAAAATCGACGGAATCATGGAGGTTCGTGATGAAACTGATCGTAATGGATTACGTATTGTCATTGAACTAAAAAAAGACGTGAAATCTGAAATGGTGTTGAACTATTTATTCAAAAATACGGATTTACAAGTGTCATATAACATCAATATGGTGGCGATTCATAATAAGCGTCCTGTCTTGATGGGATTAATGGACTTAATTGACGCTTATATCCAACATCAAAAAGAAGTTGTAACTAATCGTTCAAATTATGATTTAAAACGTGCACGTGAACGTCAACACATCGTTGAAGGTTTAATTAAAATGGTGTCAGTTTTAGATGAAGTGGTTCATATGATCCGCCAATCGAAAGATAAATCAGATGCGAAGAAAAATTTAATGGTAGCTTTTGAGTTTAGTGAACGTCAAGCTGAAGCTATCGTGATGTTACAGTTATATCGTTTAACGAATACAGATGTGACAGCGCTACAACAAGAAAACGAAGAGTTATCAAAAACAATCTTAGAATTAACTGAGATTTTAAGTAGCGAAACGAAGTTATTAAAAGTCATTCAAACAGAATTAAAACAAGTGCGAAAAGATTTTAAAACGGAGCGACGCAGTCAAATAGAGGAACAAATTCAAGAGATTAAAATTGATGAGACTGATATGATTACCAAAGAAGATGTTATTGTCGCTGTTACAAAAGATGGATATGTCAAACGGACGAGTATTCGTTCATACAATGCAACGAAATCTGAAATGCCAGTGATGAAAGATGGCGATGAACTGGTATCAAAATTACAAGTCGATACGCTACAAACGCTATTGATGTTTACGAATCGAGGAAGTTTTATCTACTTACCAGTCTATAAACTCCCAGAGTTTAAATGGAAAGATATTGGACAGCACGTTTCAAATCTAGTAACGATCGATTCAGAGGAGAAAGTGATAGCAGTCTTCGCGATTAGTGATTTTAAATCGGAAGAGTGTTTATTCTTTACAACAGCAAACGGTATGATTAAAAAGACTCGTTTAGGTGATTTTGAAGTGTCTCGTTATAATCGTGCCATGATGGCGATGGCGGTTAAAGAAGATGATGTTTTAATTTCAGTGGTTAAAGCACCAAGTCCAAATGATGTCATCATGGTCACAAAACAGGGTTACTTGTTGAAGTTTAGTGATGAGGAAATTGCTATTACGGGTCTTAAGGCTATGGGGGTTAAAGGGATTGCCATTGGAAAAGATGATCAGCTAATCAAAGTGGTGTTAGCTAATGCAAACGATGAGTTGTTATTATTAACACAACGTGGGAATATCAAAAAGTTAAAAGTAAAAGATATTGCCCTCTCTTCACGTAATAAAAAAGGATCACTTGGAATCAAGGCGATTAAATCAAACCCACATTATTTTGTTGATTGTATTAAAGTTGAATCGAATCAAGAGGTTTATATTAAAACAGAGACAACGCAAGTGAAGTTGAATCTTTCACTCTTTAAGGCGGTTGATTTAAACTCTGTTGGAACCAATATTGTAGATGATGCGGTCATGAAATTGATGATTGATGAAATAGAATAA
- a CDS encoding sporulation protein YqfD, with translation MKNKWLSLFIPKVQIIVPTMTEVNRLRQRNVMIYGVKKHPNGYLVTVRKDILDKLEGYPVARTLSIYPPFLKVGVPIIGLVLILMLLMQKYTIGYRIDGNLTPQEQDELETLLEPHFQELGPFHFLKSDLDVIYEELKAYYNDYVWVNIYRKGTDIIFDVYDITLEEQDDDSEYSQTLFAKRSGLVKNYIVDSCRVLVEQNQVVKKGDPLVACYVEQPYTSEIIPIDDVARGEVWADTWYTVDVRASKSYVEERFTTNKETYYVLHLGGKEFTFPFDEINFEKYEEVDKSYDPFFFLKNSPLYLEKRQYYEKSDIIITNTYDEIKANLLVLVQNKFKEETDGEFIIKNLEIISEEETDDEIYFKCHLTVYENIAY, from the coding sequence ATGAAAAATAAGTGGTTAAGTCTGTTTATTCCAAAAGTTCAAATCATAGTGCCTACAATGACTGAAGTTAATCGATTGAGGCAACGTAATGTGATGATTTATGGGGTGAAAAAACATCCGAATGGTTACTTGGTGACGGTTAGGAAGGATATTTTGGATAAATTGGAGGGATATCCGGTTGCTCGGACACTTTCCATTTATCCGCCTTTTCTTAAAGTAGGAGTTCCTATCATTGGATTAGTGTTGATTTTGATGCTTTTAATGCAAAAGTATACCATCGGGTATCGGATTGATGGAAATTTAACACCACAGGAACAAGATGAATTAGAAACTTTGCTTGAACCCCACTTTCAGGAATTAGGTCCATTTCATTTCCTAAAAAGTGATTTGGATGTGATTTATGAGGAGCTTAAAGCTTATTACAATGATTATGTATGGGTAAATATCTACCGAAAAGGAACAGACATCATTTTTGATGTTTATGATATTACGTTAGAAGAACAAGATGATGACAGTGAATATTCACAAACGTTATTTGCTAAGCGTTCTGGTTTGGTGAAGAACTATATTGTAGACAGTTGTCGTGTGTTGGTGGAGCAAAATCAAGTTGTTAAAAAAGGGGATCCACTTGTTGCTTGTTATGTCGAACAACCATATACGAGTGAGATTATTCCGATAGATGATGTGGCACGGGGAGAAGTTTGGGCTGATACATGGTACACTGTTGATGTAAGGGCGTCTAAAAGCTATGTAGAAGAACGGTTTACAACGAATAAAGAGACTTATTATGTTCTTCATCTTGGCGGAAAAGAATTTACTTTTCCATTCGATGAGATAAATTTTGAAAAGTACGAAGAAGTCGATAAATCATATGATCCCTTCTTTTTCCTCAAAAATTCACCGCTTTATTTAGAAAAAAGACAATATTATGAAAAAAGTGATATAATAATAACAAACACTTATGACGAGATTAAGGCTAATTTATTAGTCCTTGTCCAAAATAAATTCAAAGAAGAAACCGATGGTGAGTTTATCATCAAGAATTTGGAGATAATATCAGAAGAGGAAACAGATGATGAGATTTATTTCAAATGTCATCTAACTGTATACGAAAATATCGCATATTAG
- a CDS encoding PhoH family protein, protein MSKDPIKIQEVFETMDEIISVVGHHDKHLKIFEDYYNVEISLRGDQLYVYGDEAKASEVREVLVALVDLHRKGKDVTERDVLYAIKMNEQNRLGELESLFDERYKIIKTTQGKTIFAKTFNQKDYYRKILDNDLVFGIGPAGTGKTYLAVVIGVSLLKKNIVRKIILTRPVVEAGENLGFLPGDLKEKVDPYLRPLYDALYDVLGLEQTEKMIERGIIEIAPLAYMRGRTLEDAYIILDEAQNTTKQQMKMFLTRLGFNSKMVVTGDETQIDLPKPVKSGLKHAKEILHDVKGIEFVQFETVDVVRHTLVQKIIESYEKTGE, encoded by the coding sequence ATGAGTAAAGATCCGATTAAGATACAAGAAGTATTTGAAACAATGGATGAGATTATTTCTGTTGTTGGACATCATGATAAGCATTTAAAAATCTTTGAAGATTACTATAATGTTGAAATTTCTTTACGTGGAGATCAACTCTACGTTTACGGAGATGAAGCAAAAGCTTCAGAAGTTCGTGAAGTGTTAGTAGCTTTAGTGGACTTACATCGTAAAGGAAAAGACGTAACAGAGCGAGATGTTTTATATGCAATTAAGATGAATGAACAAAATCGCCTAGGTGAACTTGAGTCATTGTTTGATGAACGATATAAAATTATTAAAACAACACAAGGGAAAACGATTTTTGCGAAAACTTTTAATCAAAAAGATTATTATCGAAAAATTCTAGATAATGATTTAGTCTTTGGAATTGGTCCTGCAGGGACAGGGAAAACTTATTTAGCAGTTGTTATTGGTGTTTCATTATTAAAGAAAAACATCGTTCGAAAAATTATTTTAACTCGTCCTGTTGTAGAAGCGGGAGAAAATTTAGGATTCTTACCTGGAGATTTAAAAGAGAAGGTGGATCCTTACTTAAGACCGTTATATGATGCGTTATATGATGTATTAGGTCTTGAACAAACTGAAAAAATGATTGAACGTGGGATTATCGAGATTGCCCCATTAGCTTATATGCGCGGTCGTACACTTGAAGATGCTTATATCATTTTAGATGAAGCGCAAAATACAACGAAACAACAGATGAAAATGTTCTTAACGCGTTTAGGATTTAATTCAAAAATGGTTGTCACAGGTGATGAAACGCAGATTGACCTTCCAAAACCGGTGAAGTCAGGATTAAAACATGCAAAAGAAATTTTACATGATGTTAAAGGAATTGAATTTGTTCAATTTGAAACAGTCGATGTTGTACGACATACGCTTGTTCAAAAAATTATTGAAAGCTATGAAAAGACCGGAGAATAA
- the ybeY gene encoding rRNA maturation RNase YbeY produces the protein MAVDIQFYNQTDEAVERYEQMIERVVVETLKQENLAHEFIECSFIFVDNEQIREINANYRQKDAVTDVITFAIEDETPGEIKIQGVPMPRMLGDVFISLPRTREQAERFGHSFDRELSFLAVHGCLHLLGYDHLVKEEEEIMFAKQEDVLNALGIRR, from the coding sequence ATGGCAGTAGATATTCAATTTTACAATCAAACAGATGAAGCAGTTGAAAGATATGAGCAAATGATTGAACGTGTTGTAGTTGAAACGTTAAAGCAAGAAAACTTAGCGCATGAGTTTATTGAGTGTAGTTTTATCTTTGTGGATAATGAACAAATTCGTGAAATCAATGCAAATTATCGTCAAAAAGATGCCGTAACAGATGTTATAACATTTGCAATTGAGGATGAAACTCCTGGAGAAATAAAGATTCAAGGAGTTCCTATGCCAAGAATGTTAGGTGATGTCTTTATTTCATTACCACGCACACGAGAACAAGCAGAGCGATTTGGTCATTCATTTGATCGTGAACTTTCGTTTTTAGCCGTTCATGGATGTTTACATCTTCTAGGTTATGATCATCTTGTGAAAGAAGAAGAGGAAATCATGTTCGCTAAACAGGAGGATGTCCTAAATGCGCTCGGAATCAGACGTTAA
- a CDS encoding diacylglycerol kinase family protein produces the protein MRSESDVKETHSIQAILKSFKYASRGILTSFLIGRNIKVHYTAALIVLGCGLYFRISKVEFILLFLTIAQVITLEMINTAIERTVDLVTSDYHIYAKIAKDVAAGAVLVSAIIATIIGGIIFLPYISSQ, from the coding sequence ATGCGCTCGGAATCAGACGTTAAAGAGACTCATTCTATTCAAGCAATTTTAAAATCGTTTAAATATGCAAGTCGGGGTATCTTGACATCATTCTTAATAGGGCGTAATATTAAAGTCCACTATACCGCAGCACTAATCGTGCTAGGGTGTGGGCTTTATTTTCGTATTAGCAAAGTAGAATTTATTTTGTTATTTCTAACAATTGCTCAAGTGATTACGTTAGAAATGATTAATACTGCGATAGAGAGAACCGTTGATTTAGTAACATCAGACTATCATATTTATGCGAAAATAGCGAAAGATGTCGCAGCAGGAGCCGTTTTGGTCAGCGCGATCATCGCAACTATTATCGGAGGAATTATCTTTCTTCCATATATATCTAGTCAGTAG
- the cdd gene encoding cytidine deaminase: MKEMYTDLIAAAKEAYQNAYVPYSKFPVGAALKLKDGSIINGANVENASFGLTNCAERSALFTAFTKGYRRDDIEAIAVVANTDRPISPCGACRQVISELMPQDAQVILLSNKDEIKIYTVSELLPYSFTSEDL, from the coding sequence ATGAAAGAAATGTACACAGATTTAATTGCAGCAGCGAAGGAAGCTTATCAAAATGCATATGTTCCGTATTCGAAATTCCCAGTAGGTGCGGCTTTAAAATTAAAAGATGGAAGTATTATCAATGGAGCAAATGTTGAAAATGCCTCTTTTGGATTGACTAATTGTGCAGAGCGCTCAGCTTTATTTACAGCTTTTACAAAAGGTTATCGTCGTGACGATATTGAGGCCATTGCAGTTGTAGCAAATACAGATCGTCCAATTTCACCATGTGGAGCATGTCGTCAAGTCATTAGTGAATTAATGCCACAAGACGCACAAGTTATTTTATTAAGTAACAAGGACGAAATTAAAATTTATACAGTGTCAGAATTATTACCATATTCATTTACATCGGAGGATTTATAA
- the era gene encoding GTPase Era: MTEKHFKSGFVSIIGRPNVGKSTFLNQVLGKKIAIMSDKPQTTRNKIQGVITDADSQTIFIDTPGIHKPKHELGKFMTDLAIGTLNEVDAVMFMVNATEKVGKGDRFIIEHLQNVKQPVFLVINKIDLITKEELLTVIASFREEYNFAGIIPISAMTGENVETLISVIKEALPEGPQFYPSDYITDHPERFIISELIREKVLHLTHEEVPHSVAVVIDKIEKVEGKNVIDVMATIVVERPSQKGILIGKGGKMLKDIGTLARKDIVKLLGTKIYLELWVKVQKDWRNKKLYLNDFGYSEKEY, from the coding sequence ATGACAGAAAAACATTTTAAGTCTGGGTTCGTCTCAATTATTGGTCGCCCTAATGTTGGAAAATCAACATTTTTAAATCAAGTATTAGGGAAAAAAATTGCGATTATGAGCGATAAACCTCAAACAACACGAAATAAAATTCAAGGTGTTATCACAGATGCGGATTCACAAACAATTTTTATTGATACACCAGGAATTCATAAACCTAAACATGAGCTTGGAAAATTTATGACCGATTTAGCCATTGGAACATTAAATGAAGTGGATGCTGTTATGTTTATGGTCAATGCAACTGAGAAAGTAGGAAAAGGGGATCGCTTCATTATTGAACATTTACAAAATGTAAAACAACCTGTTTTCTTAGTCATTAATAAAATTGATTTAATTACAAAAGAAGAATTATTAACAGTTATTGCTTCATTCCGTGAAGAGTATAATTTTGCTGGAATTATTCCAATTTCTGCGATGACTGGGGAGAATGTAGAGACATTAATCTCAGTTATCAAAGAGGCGCTTCCTGAAGGGCCACAATTTTATCCATCAGATTATATTACTGATCATCCAGAACGTTTCATTATTTCTGAGTTAATTCGTGAAAAAGTTTTACATTTAACTCATGAAGAAGTTCCGCATTCAGTTGCTGTCGTTATTGATAAAATTGAAAAAGTAGAAGGTAAAAATGTGATTGATGTGATGGCGACTATTGTTGTTGAACGTCCTTCACAAAAAGGGATTTTAATTGGTAAGGGTGGAAAAATGTTAAAAGACATTGGAACACTAGCTCGTAAAGATATCGTGAAATTACTTGGAACAAAAATTTACTTAGAGTTATGGGTAAAGGTTCAAAAGGATTGGCGTAATAAAAAATTATACTTAAATGATTTCGGATATAGCGAAAAAGAATACTAA
- a CDS encoding YqzL family protein has translation MNSLEWEVFKRTGKIEHYLLLKETENSKIDLTSPTEFSEELISSEATKAIRED, from the coding sequence ATGAATAGCTTAGAATGGGAAGTGTTCAAACGTACAGGAAAAATTGAGCACTATTTGTTATTAAAAGAAACTGAGAATAGTAAGATAGATTTAACTTCACCTACTGAGTTTTCAGAAGAATTAATAAGTTCGGAGGCAACGAAAGCCATAAGGGAGGATTAA